The Natator depressus isolate rNatDep1 chromosome 11, rNatDep2.hap1, whole genome shotgun sequence genome includes a window with the following:
- the LOC141996188 gene encoding putative methyltransferase DDB_G0268948, translating to MAVRLFEARHHAALYQKYRFSPSENLQSLIFSYLEEKKVDPIRLAVDVGCGSGQSTRVLAAHFEKVVGTDISEAQIEAAKQAASFPNVSYHVCPAEELPFEDGSVDFITAFTAAHWFDVPRFMKEVDRVLRPHGCVALSTYTTDFSMHYKDCSERLTEILTETRDLLLEYADEKVKLVFAEYKEVFESVPFQDKRRVTQILDKILMSVAGVTGFFQSSTMYQALLRSDPETAKSLLQKTEQRFLDTMGVCSNETQVEIGIRSVSVLGCKGP from the exons ATGGCTGTGCGTTTGTTTGAGGCACGACATCATGCAGCTTTGTATCAGAAATACAGATTCTCTCCCTCTGAAAATCTCCAAAGTCTCATCTTCTCCTACTTGGAAGAAAAG AAAGTAGACCCCATTCGGCTGGCAGTGGATGTTGGCTGCGGGTCGGGACAAAGCACTCGCGTACTTGCAGCTCATTTTGAGAAGGTGGTTGGAACAGACATCAGTGAAGCTCAAATCGAGGCAGCCAAACAAGCTGCCTCCTTCCCAAATGTTTCTTACCA TGTGTGCCCTGCAGAGGAGCTGCCATTTGAGGATGGTTCCGTGGACTTCATTACTGCTTTCACAGCTGCCCACTGGTTTGATGTGCCGAGGTTCATGAAAGAAGTGGATCGAGTTCTCAGGCCACATGGCTGTGTGGCCCTTAGCACCTACACTACAGACTTCAGTATGCACTATAAAGACTGCTCGGAAAGGCTTACGGAAATCCTCACTGAG ACCCGGGACCTGCTTCTTGAATATGCAGATGAAAAAGTAAAACTTGTCTTTGCAGAGTATAAAGAGGTGTTTGAGTCTGTGCCTTTTCAGGACAAGCGGAG AGTTACCCAGATCTTAGACAAAATTCTCATGTCTGTTGCGGGAGTAACTGGGTTTTTCCAGTCCTCCACCATGTATCAAGCCTTGCTGAGGAGCGACCCTGAAACAGCAAAATCCCTCCTCCAAAAAACTGAACAAAG GTTCCTGGACACCATGGGAGTTTGCTCTAATGAAACCCAGGTAGAGATTGGGATAAGGAGTGTTTCTGTTCTAGGCTGCAAGGGGCCATGA
- the LOC141995645 gene encoding putative methyltransferase DDB_G0268948, with amino-acid sequence MAVRLFDARHHAVLYQTYRFSPSENLQSLIFSYLEEKKVDPIRLAVDVACGSGQSTRILAAHFEKVFGIDISEAQIEAAKQAASFPNVSYHVCPAEELPFEDGSVDLITAFTAAHWFDMPRFMKEVDRVLRPHGCVALSTYTTDFSMHYKDCSERLTEIFTETKDLLLEYADEKVKLVFAEYKEVFESVPFQDKRRVTQILDKIPMSVAGVTGFFQSLSMYQAFLRSDPEAAKSLLQKTEQRFLDTMGVCSNETQVEIRIRSVCVLGCKGQRMENPAMTQ; translated from the exons ATGGCTGTGCGTTTGTTTGACGCACGACATCATGCAGTTTTGTATCAGACATACAGATTCTCTCCCTCTGAAAATCTCCAAAGTCTCATCTTCTCCTACTTGGAAGAAAAG AAAGTAGACCCCATTCGGCTGGCAGTGGATGTTGCCTGCGGGTCGGGACAAAGCACTCGCATACTTGCAGCTCATTTTGAGAAGGTGTTTGGAATAGACATCAGTGAAGCTCAAATCGAGGCAGCCAAACAAGCTGCCTCCTTCCCAAATGTTTCTTACCA TGTGTGCCCTGCAGAGGAGCTGCCATTTGAGGATGGTTCCGTGGACCTCATTACTGCTTTTACAGCTGCCCACTGGTTTGATATGCCGAGGTTCATGAAAGAAGTGGATCGAGTTCTCAGGCCACATGGCTGTGTGGCCCTTAGCACCTACACTACAGACTTCAGTATGCACTATAAAGACTGCTCGGAAAGGCTTACGGAAATCTTCACTGAG ACCAAGGACCTGCTTCTTGAATATGCAGATGAAAAAGTAAAACTTGTCTTTGCAGAGTATAAAGAGGTGTTTGAGTCTGTGCCTTTTCAGGACAAGCGGAG AGTTACCCAGATCTTAGACAAAATTCCCATGTCTGTTGCGGGAGTAACTGGGTTCTTCCAGTCCCTCTCCATGTATCAAGCCTTTCTGAGGAGCGACCCTGAAGCAGCAAAATCCCTTCTCCAAAAAACTGAACAAAG GTTCCTGGACACCATGGGAGTTTGCTCTAATGAAACCCAGGTAGAGATCAGGATAAGGAGTGTTTGTGTTCTAGGCTGCAAGGGGCAACGAATGGAAAATCCAGCAATGACCCAATAG